The Euphorbia lathyris chromosome 2, ddEupLath1.1, whole genome shotgun sequence genome includes a window with the following:
- the LOC136217751 gene encoding mitochondrial zinc maintenance protein 1, mitochondrial, which translates to MMRGEALIAYRALIRATRNSFAGDTLMLKASAAEVRKKFEENRHVSSETEIQRLLEEAREASEFISSNIVQAKRTDRGGFEMKVGQDHAGATLELPSEEIIRKSV; encoded by the exons ATGATGAGAGGAGAAGCGTTAATCGCGTACAGAGCTCTGATACGAGCAACTCGGAATTCATTCGCTGGTGACACATTGATGTTGAAAGCGTCAGCCGCAGAGGTCAGGAAAAAATTCGAGGAAAATCGTCATGTCTCCTCTGAGACTGAGATCCAAAGGCTCCTGGAAGAAGCACGCGAAGCCTCTGAATTCATCTCTTCCAATATCGTTCAAGCTAAGCGCACCGACCGCGGCGGTTTTG AGATGAAGGTTGGGCAAGACCACGCTGGAGCAACGCTCGAGCTTCCTTCTGAAGAGATTATTCGAAAGTCAGTATAA
- the LOC136217750 gene encoding uncharacterized protein, translating into MSHRTLDSRHSIDSCTFHLHSWRPFSHFQPLDSDPPKPYSTTILQSHGLAKRPCLSDRTTSFAIDSIDISKLSIIDDDKPVGAAATPFKRGSLRLIARKRRRRGSRSVSGRSSDRSGTRRCCSVGASAAHGTCSDFPVAVGTDSSGELFGNGDSNWASDVSEAKNSSRREKEREREEKDNSGIGFGQFGNVDAQGNESGYGSEPGYRGDAEFGYEDEFDEEEEDARLLFWGHQFGGTDSTMEMVGENTFSDQKTHYRYRRKKNDCRMTDSLR; encoded by the exons ATGTCTCACAGAACCCTGGATTCGCGTCATTCTATTGACTCCTGCACCTTCCATCTCCACTCTTGGAGACCCTTCAGCCACTTCCAACCTCTAGATTCTGATCCCCCTAAACCTTACTCTACAACTATTCTCCAGTCTCATGGTCTAGCTAAGCGTCCCTGCCTTTCTGATAGAACCACTTCCTTTGCAATTGATTCAATCGACATCTCCAAACTCTCAATTATCGACGACGATAAGCCGGTTGGTGCCGCCGCTACTCCCTTCAAGCGAGGGAGCTTACGGCTGATCGCGCGTAAGCGTAGACGGCGTGGTTCTCGTTCTGTCTCTGGGAGGAGCTCCGATCGGAGTGGGACCCGACGGTGTTGCTCAGTTGGAGCATCGGCTGCTCATGGGACCTGCTCCGATTTCCCTGTGGCTGTGGGGACCGATTCTAGCGGCGAGCTTTTTGGGAATGGAGACTCTAATTGGGCGTCGGATGTGAGTGAAGCGAAGAATTCGTCGAGGAGGGAGAAGGAGAGGGAGAGAGAGGAGAAAGATAATTCGGGTATTGGGTTTGGGCAGTTTGGTAATGTCGATGCTCAAGGGAATGAGTCTGGGTATGGGAGTGAGCCAGGGTATAGAGGAGATGCAGAATTTGGATATGAAGATGAGtttgatgaagaggaggaagaTGCAAGGTTATTGTTTTGGGGTCATCAATTTGGAG GTACAGATTCCACAATGGAGATGGTTGGGGAGAACACATTCTCTGATCAAAAGACACATTACAGATACCGTCGCAAGAAGAACGATTGCAGAATGACCGATTCTTTGAGATAA